From one Verrucomicrobiota bacterium genomic stretch:
- a CDS encoding ABC transporter ATP-binding protein: MSASLEITQLRYRYPGESEAALRDLTLSLQVGEILAVVGPSGSGKSTLLRLLAGLARPDSGTLRLTNQVIADEQTHLPPHRRGIGMVSQAGDLFPHLSVERNIAYGLPRSDRGRKQERVRQLLDSVGLPGLEKRFPHELSGGEAQRVALARALAARPQLLLLDEPFSSLDRELRGRLRLLTTDLLRREHLTTLFVTHHGEDALTTGDRVAVLHRGKLVQLAPPQTIWAEPAAPEVAALFGGINRLTETEAAGRPLWARPEDLVLVASGQGFAEGTIERVEYRGACQEVSVSCGADRGPLVVCCSPEEALAVGRPTAIDWKKTAPPTQETA; this comes from the coding sequence ATGAGTGCCTCGCTCGAGATTACCCAACTCCGCTACCGTTATCCCGGCGAATCCGAGGCCGCTCTTCGCGACCTCACGCTCTCGCTCCAGGTGGGCGAGATTTTGGCGGTGGTCGGTCCCAGCGGCAGTGGCAAGAGCACCTTGCTGAGATTGCTGGCCGGCTTGGCCCGCCCCGACTCCGGAACCCTGCGTTTGACGAACCAAGTCATCGCGGACGAGCAGACCCACCTTCCACCCCATCGGCGCGGCATCGGGATGGTCTCGCAAGCAGGCGATCTCTTCCCCCACCTCTCCGTGGAGCGCAATATCGCCTACGGGCTCCCGCGATCGGATCGAGGCCGGAAACAGGAACGGGTGCGCCAGCTTTTGGACTCGGTCGGTCTCCCCGGGCTGGAAAAACGCTTCCCCCACGAACTTTCCGGTGGGGAGGCTCAGCGCGTGGCCCTGGCGCGGGCCTTGGCCGCACGGCCTCAGCTGCTTTTGCTCGATGAGCCCTTCAGCAGCCTAGACCGCGAACTACGCGGGCGCCTCCGACTCCTCACCACCGATCTACTGCGACGGGAACATCTGACCACCCTCTTTGTGACCCATCACGGAGAAGACGCCCTCACCACGGGCGACCGCGTCGCGGTCCTCCATCGCGGAAAGCTTGTCCAGCTGGCTCCCCCGCAAACCATCTGGGCCGAACCAGCCGCTCCCGAAGTGGCGGCCCTCTTCGGAGGCATCAACCGTCTGACTGAAACAGAGGCCGCCGGGCGCCCCCTCTGGGCGCGACCCGAAGACTTGGTCTTGGTCGCTTCCGGTCAAGGCTTTGCCGAAGGCACCATCGAACGCGTGGAATATCGCGGGGCTTGTCAGGAAGTGAGTGTTTCCTGCGGGGCAGACCGAGGCCCACTCGTCGTCTGCTGCTCGCCGGAGGAGGCACTGGCGGTGGGGCGACCAACCGCCATCGATTGGAAAAAGACCGCTCCGCCGACTCAGGAAACTGCCTGA
- a CDS encoding iron ABC transporter permease, protein MRWGAFSSTTWWRALAWACGLALLLPIASLLVSLVRPLPEGNSWEHVLENTFWPAARLSLFLTLGVCLLSCLLAIPAAWCISNYRFFGRQVWAVLLVLPLAVPTYIAAYVTTESREALIPWLVSLRRDHGIETYLLWESYSRHAILALMMAAVLSPYIFLAARSAFSSEGRRAAEAARLLGAGPWKTFFSISLPIARPALVAGLSLVAFEVLNDYGAVKHFGVPTVTVGVFRTWFGYGEAETAARFAGWVLLAVLLLAALERWQRGRSSHAAAGPPPPLRSASPLVSVLSWLACGAPVALGLGFPLAVLGSWQTRSTYAQPFGDFLGALGNSLLLGALVTAACLLLALIVVGAARMGRGRGEAALARLGGIAGYATPGAVMALGIFSLAALLRSWFPGASGWGGWLLSGSFFWLVYALAARYFAVGGQLTRQGLDSISLGLDRAAACLGRGPLASFVSVHLPLLAPALAAAAVLLFVDVCKELPLTLLLRPFGFETLATRTYGIVDEGRIFACAAPSLLLVLLCAGGLAVVETLGWRRHRS, encoded by the coding sequence ATGAGGTGGGGCGCCTTCTCGTCCACCACCTGGTGGCGTGCCCTGGCCTGGGCCTGCGGGCTGGCGCTTCTCCTGCCGATCGCCTCTCTCTTGGTGTCTCTCGTCCGGCCGCTTCCGGAGGGAAACAGTTGGGAGCACGTGCTTGAAAACACCTTCTGGCCCGCGGCCCGCCTCTCGCTCTTTCTGACCCTCGGCGTCTGTCTCCTCAGCTGCCTCTTGGCCATCCCGGCCGCTTGGTGCATTTCAAACTACCGATTCTTCGGTCGCCAAGTTTGGGCCGTCCTCTTGGTGCTCCCTTTGGCGGTGCCCACCTACATCGCCGCCTACGTCACTACGGAATCGCGCGAAGCGCTCATTCCCTGGCTGGTTTCCCTGCGACGGGACCACGGCATAGAGACCTATCTCTTGTGGGAATCCTACAGCCGACACGCCATTTTGGCTCTCATGATGGCGGCCGTCCTATCTCCTTACATCTTCCTGGCAGCTCGCTCGGCTTTCTCGAGCGAAGGCCGCCGGGCCGCGGAGGCCGCCCGGCTCCTGGGGGCCGGGCCTTGGAAGACCTTCTTCAGCATCAGCCTTCCCATCGCCCGGCCCGCCCTCGTGGCGGGTCTCTCGCTGGTGGCCTTTGAGGTGCTCAATGACTACGGCGCCGTGAAACACTTTGGAGTTCCCACGGTCACAGTGGGCGTCTTTCGGACCTGGTTCGGCTACGGGGAAGCCGAAACCGCGGCCCGCTTTGCAGGCTGGGTTCTGCTGGCCGTCTTGCTCTTGGCCGCTTTGGAGCGCTGGCAGCGCGGGCGCAGCTCCCACGCCGCGGCCGGGCCTCCGCCCCCGCTCCGCTCGGCCAGTCCTCTGGTGAGCGTCCTTTCTTGGCTTGCTTGCGGAGCGCCGGTGGCGCTCGGTCTGGGCTTCCCCCTGGCGGTTCTCGGCTCCTGGCAAACTCGCAGCACTTATGCCCAGCCCTTCGGCGACTTCTTGGGGGCTTTGGGCAATAGTCTCTTGCTGGGCGCCTTGGTGACCGCCGCTTGCCTGCTGCTGGCACTCATCGTGGTGGGAGCGGCCCGCATGGGGCGAGGACGCGGCGAAGCGGCCTTGGCACGGCTGGGAGGAATCGCCGGCTACGCCACCCCCGGGGCCGTCATGGCGCTCGGCATTTTCAGCCTGGCTGCGCTCCTGCGAAGCTGGTTTCCCGGTGCCTCTGGCTGGGGAGGCTGGCTGCTCTCCGGTTCTTTCTTCTGGCTGGTTTACGCCTTGGCAGCCCGGTATTTTGCGGTAGGCGGCCAACTCACCCGTCAGGGGCTCGACAGCATTTCCCTCGGACTGGATCGAGCCGCCGCCTGCCTAGGACGGGGACCTTTGGCCAGCTTCGTCTCCGTCCACCTGCCCCTCTTGGCACCCGCTCTGGCGGCCGCGGCCGTCCTTCTCTTTGTGGACGTCTGCAAGGAATTGCCTTTGACACTGCTGCTGCGCCCCTTTGGCTTTGAAACCCTTGCCACTCGCACGTATGGGATCGTGGACGAAGGCCGAATTTTCGCCTGCGCCGCCCCTTCCCTTCTCTTGGTGCTCCTGTGCGCCGGAGGGCTGGCCGTGGTCGAGACGCTGGGCTGGCGTCGCCACCGGTCATGA
- a CDS encoding PEP-CTERM sorting domain-containing protein has protein sequence MLQRKFKFAAALTASGLLLGLANSQAASFLINSSSDLFDPSFRGDSNTTWLGWDVFGVPSEGETDPPINNNTPDIGTDSGTFATSNGEDHLSSSGNYYSGFGSVAETVTFGTSGTPGSGFTTIILQGKTLFGDFATEFTFSDLGGATPTVVFGTNADSEGQFFAKYEITGNAAEYTVNLASFPGSFVSLDQFEVDTVWSATGFASDTAAVPEPSSIALVGLGGFLALVRRKRK, from the coding sequence ATGCTCCAACGCAAATTCAAATTCGCCGCCGCCCTGACCGCAAGCGGGCTTCTGCTCGGCTTGGCCAACAGCCAGGCTGCCAGCTTTCTCATCAACTCCTCCTCCGATCTCTTCGATCCGTCCTTCCGAGGAGACTCCAACACCACCTGGTTGGGATGGGATGTTTTTGGTGTTCCTTCGGAGGGCGAAACGGATCCTCCCATCAATAACAACACTCCCGATATCGGAACAGACAGCGGCACTTTCGCGACCTCCAACGGGGAGGATCATCTCTCGAGCAGCGGTAATTATTACAGCGGCTTCGGATCCGTTGCCGAGACGGTCACCTTCGGCACGAGCGGCACACCAGGCAGCGGTTTCACCACCATCATTCTCCAAGGGAAGACTCTCTTTGGTGACTTTGCGACAGAATTCACCTTCAGTGACTTGGGAGGAGCCACTCCGACCGTCGTCTTTGGAACCAACGCTGACAGCGAAGGTCAATTTTTCGCCAAATATGAAATCACCGGAAATGCGGCAGAATACACTGTGAACCTCGCGAGTTTCCCTGGCTCTTTTGTCTCGCTCGATCAGTTTGAAGTCGACACGGTCTGGTCTGCCACCGGATTTGCCTCTGACACGGCCGCAGTGCCCGAGCCCTCCTCCATAGCCTTGGTTGGACTCGGTGGGTTCCTTGCCTTGGTTCGTCGCAAGCGGAAATAG
- a CDS encoding flavodoxin domain-containing protein — MNIQFIIASQTGTAQDAAEDAAEAFAEAGFPVNLVDLAMLEDVNFLKEADFILGAVSTWGEGEPPDDAVPFFEALKAAPPLGLDGTPSAILALGDTGYDLFCECGKELERELIRHGGEMAVPRVDCDVWFDDELKGWIKNVLEAFESSAIAR, encoded by the coding sequence ATGAACATCCAATTCATCATCGCCAGTCAGACCGGCACCGCTCAGGATGCCGCCGAGGACGCCGCCGAAGCCTTCGCAGAAGCCGGATTTCCGGTCAATCTGGTGGATTTGGCTATGCTCGAAGACGTGAATTTTTTGAAAGAAGCCGACTTCATCCTGGGTGCGGTCAGCACCTGGGGCGAAGGCGAGCCGCCGGACGACGCGGTTCCTTTCTTCGAGGCGCTGAAAGCGGCCCCGCCGCTGGGCCTCGACGGCACACCCTCGGCGATTTTGGCCCTCGGCGATACCGGCTACGATCTCTTCTGTGAGTGTGGCAAGGAACTGGAGCGAGAGCTGATCCGCCACGGTGGCGAAATGGCCGTGCCCCGCGTCGATTGCGATGTCTGGTTCGATGACGAGTTGAAAGGCTGGATCAAAAACGTCCTCGAAGCCTTCGAGTCGAGCGCCATTGCTCGCTGA